A section of the Jaculus jaculus isolate mJacJac1 chromosome 6, mJacJac1.mat.Y.cur, whole genome shotgun sequence genome encodes:
- the Ascl4 gene encoding achaete-scute homolog 4, with protein sequence MEKRPSVGPLALPYPLRTGALGAPRPPARLPARDAFRVSARRDAAECWERVPAGCARRRPCRAPPLEGAREPALLRQRNERERQRVRGVNEGYARLRDHLPRELAGRRLSKVETLRAAIGYIRRLQELLERHARRPDCGSDGESKASSAPSPCSEPEDRG encoded by the coding sequence ATGGAGAAACGTCCATCCGTCGGACCGCTGGCTCTGCCGTACCCTTTGCGCACGGGGGCGCTGGGGGCTCCGCGCCCACCCGCCCGGCTCCCGGCCAGGGACGCGTTCCGGGTGTCGGCGCGTCGGGACGCGGCCGAGTGCTGGGAGCGCGTGCCCGCGGGCTGCGCGCGGAGACGGCCGTGCCGGGCCCCGCCGCTGGAGGGCGCGCGCGAGCCGGCCCTCCTCCGCCAGCGCAACGAGCGCGAGCGGCAGCGCGTGCGCGGCGTGAACGAGGGCTACGCGCGCCTGCGCGACCACCTGCCGCGCGAGCTGGCCGGCCGGCGGCTCAGCAAGGTGGAGACGCTGCGCGCCGCCATCGGCTACATCCGGCGCCTGCAGGAGCTGCTGGAGCGCCACGCGCGCCGCCCCGACTGCGGCAGCGACGGCGAGTCCAAGGCCTCCTCGGCGCCGTCGCCCTGCAGCGAGCCCGAGGACCGAGGCTAG